Genomic window (Bosea vaviloviae):
CATCCTCTATTCCTGGGCCGGCGGCGTGCTCAAGGCGCAGGTCGATGCAGGCGTGCTGGAGGACATCACGAAGAGCGTCGGCGCCTACAAGGACAATCTGTCGGCGGGCGCGGTCGAGGCCTTCACGGTTGACGGCAAACTCTACGGTCTGCCCCACAACGTCTCGCAGGTCGGGTTCATGTACAATAAGGACCTCTTCGCGAAGGCCAATCTCGACGGCGGCGCGATCAAGACCTGGGACGACCTCCTGGCCGCGGTGAAGACGCTCAAGGCTGCCGGTGTCACGCCGATCGCCGTCGGCGGGCAGGACAAGTGGCCGCTGCATTTCTACTGGACGCATCTCGCCGTCCGGCTCGGCGGCAAGCCGGCTTTCGAGGCCGCGCTCAAGGGCCAGAATGGCGGTTTTGAGGGCGAGACCTTCCAGAAGGCAGGCGAGCTGATGAAGCAGCTCGTCGATCTCGAACCGTTCCAGAACGGCTTCCTCGGTTTCAAGAACCAGCAGGCGCTCGGCTTCTTCGGCGACGGCAAGGCCGCGATGAATCTCGCGATCTCGCATCAATCCACGACGCAGCGAGCCCTGGCCGCCGACAAGAAGGGCATCGCCGAGGACAGGTTGGGCTGGTTTGACTTCCCCGTGCCCGCCGGTGCCAAGGGCCGGCCGTCCGACACGCTTGGCGGCGTCAATGGCTGGATCATCACCAAGGGCGCGCCGAAGGAGGCCGTCGAATTCGTCAAGTTCTTCATCTCGGACGAGGTCCAGCGCGAGCTCGCCAAGCAGAACTTCATCATCCCGACCTTCAAGGGGGCGGAAGCGGCCCTGAGCGCCGCCTTCATGCAGAACGTGGCCAGGAACATCGCCGCGTCCCAATACCACCAGAACTTCTACGATCAGGATCTCGGCCCCTCGGTCGGCCGAGTGGTGAATGACGCGACGGCGGAGATCGCCGGCGGCTCGATGACGCCGAAACAGGCCGCCAAGGCGATCCAGGACGCCTTCAAGCAAGGCAATTGAGCAAGCAAGGCAATTGAGATCTGCCCCGGGCGCGTCAACCTGCGAGCGACACCGATGTCTCATTACAGCGGAGCAGCCGTCATGAGCGGCAAGCCTGCAGCCTCCGGTGCTCGCCGGAGAGCGGCGAGCGACGGGCGCCTCGCCTCGCTCCTGCTGTTCCTGCCGCCGGCACTGCTGCTGTTCACCGTGTTCGTGGTGCTGCCGATTGGCGAGGCAGCCTGGTATTCCGGATTCAACTGGAACGGGTTTGGCAGCCCGACGCGCTGGATCGGCTTCGACAATTACCGCTTCGTCTTCGATTCGCGCGGCTTCGGCACGGCGTTTCGCAACAACCTGCTGATCATCGCGGTGTCGCTGGTGATCCAGCTGCCTCTGGCCCTGACGCTGGCTCTCATGCTCGCCGACAAGTTTCGCGGCTCGGTGGCGCTGCGAATGCTGTTCTTCCTGCCCTATGTGCTGGCCGAGGTCGCGACCGGCCTGATCTTCAGCTTCATCTATGACGGCAATTATGGGCTTCTCGCATCCATCTACAGGACGTTCGGGGCCGAGGCGCCGCATCTGCTCGCCAGCACGCAGACCTCGATGCTGGCCATCCTGGTCGTCGTCGTCTGGAAGTATTTCGGCTTCCACATGATGCTGTTCATCGCCGCGCTGCAGGGCATGGACCGAAATCTGGTCGAGGCGGCGCGGATCGACGGCGCCTCGCGCTGGCAGGTGCTGCGCTATGTGGTGATCCCGCTGCTTTACCCGACGATCCGCCTCTCGGTGTTCTTCGCCGTCGTCGGCTCACTGCAGCTCTTCGACCTCGTGATGCCGCTGACCCGGGGCGGGCCGGCCGACTCCTCCAACACGATGGTCAGTTTCCTTTACATCCACGGTGTCTCGCGCATGCGCGTCGGCTATGGCAGCGCCATCGGCGTGATCCTGTTCGTGATCTGCGTCACCTTCGCCATCACCTATAAACGCTGGTTCATGCGCGATGAATGACACGTCCATCGCTGGCCGCCGGCCGCTCGATCTCGTCCTGGTCTACAAGGTGCTGTTCCTCGCGCTGGTGGCGGCATTCGTCGCCGTGCCGCTGCTGGCAACCTTGCTCGGCGGCTTCAAGACGCTGGGCGAGCTGCGCACCAATCCGTTCGGCCTGCCGCAGACCTGGGAGTGGCAGAACTACACGGACATCCTGTTATCCAAACGCTACTGGCAGTTGCTGTGGAACTCGTTCGTGATCGGGAGCTTCACCGTCGTCCTGACGCTGATCGTGGCCTCGATGGCGGCCTTCGCCTTCGCTCACATCCATTTCTTCGGCAGCTCCATGCTGCTGAGCTATCTCACCATGGGACTGTTGTTCCCGGCCGCCACCGCGATCCTGCCGCTCTTCATCAAGGTTCGCGATCTCGGCCTGCTGGACAATTATTTCGGCGTTATTCTGCCTCAGGTCGCCTTCAGCCTGGCCATGAGCATCCTGCTCCTGCGGCGCTTCTTCAAGGATCTGCCCCACGAGTTGCTGGAGGCTGCGCTCGTTGATGGTTGCAGCTACTTCGCCTTCTTCCGTCACGTCACGCTGCCTCTGTCGCGACCGATTCTCGCGACCGTCGGCACCATCACCTTCGTCCACAGCTGGAACAGCTACCTGATGCCTCTGGTGATGCTGAATTCCGAGCAGCTTTATCCCTGGCCGCTCGGCATCATGATCTACCAGGGCGAATTCTCGTCGGAATGGCACCTGATCCTGGCGTTCATCACGCTGACGCTGCTGCCGACGATCCTGCTCTTCATCTTTGCTCAGAAACACATCGTCGCGGGCCTCACCGCCGGCGCGGTCAAGGGCTGAGCGCGTCTCGAACAACCGGCCTCGGACATCAGCTATGGAGACAAGAATGCGCAAAGTCGGAATCGGCATTATTGGCTGCGGCAACATCAGCACGAAATATCTTGAGGCGATGCGGCAGTTTCCGATGGTGGAGCTCAAGGCCGTCGCAGATATGCGCAGCGCCGCGGCGGAGAAGCGTGGCGCCGAGTTCGGCGTACCCGGGCTGCGCGTGGGCGAACTCCTCAAGCGCGACGACGTCGAGATCGTCGTCAACCTGACCGTGCCGCTCGCCCATACCGATGTCAGCCTCGCGGTGCTCAATGCCGGCAAGCATGTCCACTCCGAGAAGCCGCTTGGCATCAACACGGTCGAGGCCCGCAAGGTCATGGATCTCGCCGCCCAGAAAGATCTGCGCGTCGGCTGCGCGCCGGACACGTTCCTCGGCGGTGGCCACCAGACCGCGCGGAAGCTGATCGACGACGGCGCGATCGGCACGCCGGTGGCCGGCAGCGCCTTTTTCGGCTGCCCCGGCCATGAGAGCTGGCATCCGGCGCCGGGTTTCTACTATCTGCGCGGCGGCGGCCCGATGCTCGACATGGGGCCCTACTACATCACCGATCTGGTGCAGTTGCTGGGGCCGGTGGCCGGCGTGATGGGGTCGACGGCGCGGCCGCGCTCCGAGAGGCGCGTCACCAGCCAGCCGATGAACGGCGCGCTGATCCCGGTCGAGGTCGAAACCCATGTCGCCGGGACGCTGGAGTTCGAGAGCGGTGCCGTGGTCTCGATCACGATGAGCTTCGACGTGCCTCAGCACAGCCATTCGCCGATCGAGATACATGGTGACAAGGCAAGCCTGCTGGTGCCCGATCCGAACAAATTCGGCGGCGAGGTCAAGATCGCCAAGCCGCGGGGCAGTTGGGAATCGGTTGCCCTTTCGCATGGCCATACCGATGGCGAGTTCCGCTCGATCGGCGTTGCCGACATGGCTGCCGCGATCATTGCAGGCCGCCCGCATCGCGCCAGCGGCGCACTCGCCTTCCACGTCCTCGAGGTGATGGAGGCATTCCAGAAATCGGCCGACGAGGGGCGCCGGATCAACATCGAGAGCCGTGTCGAGAGACCTGCTCCCCTGCCTGCCGGGCGCACGACCGGCCAGATCGACTGAACGAAGCTAGAGGATGACGAGAATGCGCAAGGCGATGATCGTATGGGGCGGCTGGGCGGGTCACGATCCCGATCTCTGCGCTTCGATGATGAGGGGCTGGCTGAAGGCTGAAGGGTTCGAGGTGCGCGTCGAGACCTCGACGGAGGTCTTCCTCGATCCCGCGATCCGCGATCTCTCCCTGATCGTGCCGATTTACACGATGTCGAAGATCGAGAAGCCGGAGGCGCTGGCGCTGTGCGATGCCGTCCGCGGCGGCGTCGGGCTGGCCGGCCACCATGGCGGCATGGGCGATGCGTTCCGCGATTCTGTGGACTACCAGTTCATGTGCGGCGGCCAGTGGGTTGCCCATCCCGGCAACATCATCGACTACAAGGTCGATATTACGAGGCCCGATGACCCGATCATGGCTGGCATCTCCGGTTTCGAGCACCGTTCGGAGCAGTACTACATGCATGTCGACCCCGCCAACGAGGTCTTGGCGACGACGCGGTTCAGCGGCGAGCATGCCTCCTGGATCGACGGCGTCGAGATGCCGGTCGTATGGAAGAAGCGCTATGGGCAGGGCCGCGTGTTCTACTGCTCGCTGGGTCACCGCGCCTATGAGCTGGATATACCGGAGATACGCACCATGCTGACGCGCGGGATGCTCTGGGCGGCGCGATAATGGGGGCTGGAGACGCAGGGATCATCGGCGCAGGGGTCGTCGGCCGGGCGACGCTGGAGCGGGCGACATTGGAGGATGTCGCGCGCGCCGCGGGCGTGTCGCTCGCGACCGCGGACCGCGTCGTCAACCGCCGCGACGGCGTGCGCGACAAGACGATCGCGCGGGTCGAGGCGGCCGTCTCGAGGCTCGGCTACCGGGCCGATCCCGCCGCGGCCCGTCTCGCCCGCAATCAGAACTTCCGCTTCCTCTTCGTGCTGCCCAGCGGAGCCAACAGCTTCATGACCATGTTGGGCGAGCAGGTCGCGCGCACCGCCGAGTGGCTCGCCGCCCAGCGCGCCTTCATCGATGTGGAGCATGTCGACGTCTTTGATGCCGATGCGCTGGCGCGCGTCCTCGAGGGCGTCTTGCCCGGCTATCACGGCGTTGCGACGATCGCGCTCGATCATCCGCGCGTGCGCGCCGCCATCGACGATCTCACCGATCGCGGCGTCCCCGTCGTCACGCTGGTCTCCGATGTGCCGAGCGCGCGGCGCCTGCATTATGTCGGCATCGACAATCCCGCGGCGGGACGCACGGCGGCGACGCTGATGGGCCGCTTCCTGCAAGGCCGCCACGGCGTCGTCGCGGTGGTCGCCGGTTCGCTTTCGCTGCGCGACCATGCCGAGCGCCTCTATGGCTTCAATCAGGTCATGGCGCGCGAATTTCCTGATCTGATCATGCTCCCAGTGGTACAAGGGCGCGACGACAACGAGCAAACGCTGGCAGCGACAGCGGCCCTGTTACGGCAGCATGCTGATCTCGTCGGTCTCTATAATGCGGGCGCCGGCAACCGTGGCATCGCAGCAGCGCTGCAGCAGGCCGGTCGTGCCCAGGAGATCGTCTGGATCGCTCATGAATTGACGCCGCATACACGCCGCTTCCTGCTGCACGGCGACATCGACGCGATCATCAGCCAGGATCCAGGTCACGAAGCGCGCTCGGCGGCGCGCGTGCTGCTGGCATATTGCTCAGGCGATCGGCTGGTGGCGGATCAGGAACGCATCGGGATCGACATCTTCCTGCGGGACAATCTGCCTTGATCTTGGTGTTCTCGTGGGCGCCCCGGAAGAGATGTCCGAGCGCGCCATTGGGATGGCGCGGGCATGAAGGATCAATGGCTCGTCCGACTGGACGCGGTTGAGACCGCACCGCGGCTGGCAGCATCGATCACTCATATCCCGCCAGGAGGTGGGGCGGGTAGAGTTCCTCCAGCGATTGGATTTCCTCTCCGCTCAGCCTGACGTCCAGGGCGGCGAGCGCATCCTCGAGCTGGTGCATCTTGGTCGCACCGACGAGCGGGGACGTGACGCCTTTCTTGTGAAGCAGCCAAGCCAGCGCGATCTGCGCGCGTGGAATGCCGCGCGCCTCCGCGATCTCGCCAACGCGGCCGACGACCATGCGGTCCGCCTCCTGGGCCTTCGCGTAGAAGGCCTTCCCGACCTCATCGGCTGCGGCGCGGGCCGTGGACGGCGTATCCTCCCAGGGGCGGGTCAGCCGCCCTCGCGCAAGAGGCGACCATGGCACGACGGCTATCCCTTCCGAGATGCAGAGCGGGAGCATCTCCCTTTCCTCCTCGCGATAGAGCAGATTCAGGTGGTTCTGCATCGAGACGAAGCGCGCCCAGCCGTTCTGGCGCTGCAGCCCCAGCGCCTTCATGAACTGCCAAGCGTACATCGAGGATGCGCCGATATAGCGAGCCTTGCCTGCGCGAACGACATCGTGGAGCGCCTCCAGCGTCTCCTCGATCGGTGTCTCATAGTCCCAGCGGTGGATCTGGTAGAGATCGATGTAGTCGGTGCCCAAGCGCTGCAAGCTGGCATCGACCTCCGAGAAGATCGCCTTTCGCGACAGGCCGAGCCCGTTGGCATCGGACCGCATGCGACCATACGCCTTCGTCGCGATGACGGCGGCGTCCCGGGTCGTGAACTCTCGGATGGCGCGGCCTAGCACCTCCTCGCTCGCGCCGTCCGAGTAGACGTTGGCGGTGTCGAAGAAGTTGATGCCAGCCTCGACCGCCCGTCGGAAGAACGGCTGTCCCTCGGACTCGGTCATGACCCAGCTATGATTGCCCTTGGACGGATCTCCATAGCTCATGCAGCCCAGGGCGATCCGGGAGACTTTCAGCCCGGTGCTTCCCAGATTTCGGTATTCCATTTGGCTGCGGCCCCTTTTCAATCATGCAGATCCGACATTCAGTCGGCGAATATGGCCTGATCCATGACCTTCGGATCTCGCGGCATGAGCGGCGCGAAATCCATCCGGTCGAGGATATCGCGACGGACATCGATACCAGGCGCGACCTCGTCGAGCCGCAGCCCCTCATCCGTCAGCCTGAAGACCGCTCGCTCGGTGACGAAAACGGCCTCATGCCCGCGCTTCAGGGCCTGGCGACCAGAATATGTGATCTGCTCGACCTTGCTCACGAGCTTGCGCACGCTGCCGTGACTGTGGATGGAGAGCTTTCCGTCGCCGATGGCGACCTTCCCGCCCTTGGCGTCGAAGGTGCCGCAGAACACCACCTTCTTGGCGTTTTGGGCGATGTCCATGAACCCCCCTGGCCCAACGGTCAGACCGCCCAATTTGGAGACGTTGACGTCACCGACCGCATCGAGCTCGCCGAAGCCCAGGAAGGCGGTATCGAGACCGCCTCCTGCGTAGAAGTCGAACTGCGACGGCCCGTCGATCATCGCCGAGGCGCTTCGCGCGAACCCGAACAGCAGCCCGACGAGGAGTGCGCCGCCATAGGTGCCGTGCTCGATGGTCTGGTAGTAACGCCCGACCTCGCCCCGCTCGGCGACCATCTTGGCGACACCTTCACCGATGCCGACGCCGAAGTTGATGACATCGCCGTCTTTGAGCTCCTGATAGGCGCGCCGCGCGATCAACGTGCGGACGTTCAGCGGCTCGGGCGGGTCGATGATGACCGGCCCGCGCCTCTCCCCGGAGATCAGGGGATCGTAAGGCAGATCATAGCTCATGCGTTGATCAGGATCGACCACGACCGCGTCGACGATGGCGCCTGGAACGCGCACGGAGCGGGCTGGAAGCGAATTCAGGTCGACCGCCGTGCGGACCTGCGCGATGACGATTCCGCCGGAGTTATGGGCCGCGAGCGCGGCCGCGTAGACATCCACGTTCGCAGCCTCCTGATCCAGGCTGATATTGCCATCGGGATCCCCGAAAGAGCCGCGGATGATGGCGACGTTGATCGGGAACGACTTGTACCAGAGGAGTTCCTGGCCGCCGATCGTGACGACCTCGACGAGGTCCTCCCTGGCGGCGCTGTTCATCTTGCCGCCTTGGTGGCGTGGATCAACGAAGGTGCCAAGGCCGACATGGCTGAAGAGGCCAGGTCGCTTGCCGCCGATCTCGCGGTATAACTGCATGACGCAGCCGCTCGGAAGGACGTAGGCTTCGATCTTATCGTCCCGGGCCATCTCTTGCATCTTGGGCGACCAAACCCAGTGTCCGCCGATCACGCGCTTCACCAGGCCCTCATGGGCAAAGTGATTCATCCCCTCGCTCTTCTTATCGCCGATGCCGAGCGCGTGGACGACGTTCAGGTTACGCGGATAGCCGGTCGACAGGAACCGCCGCGACACCGCGCGAAACGTATGCGTGGCCTCCATGAGGCCACCGCCGCCGCCCACGAGTGCGACCGTGTCGCCATCCTTGATCAGCCCGACGGCGGCTTCGGCGGTCATGAATTTGTTGCGGGTCATTGGACGGCCTCTCGGCTCTCCGCCGACTGTCTCGGCACCATGAGACGATGCTCACCCTCTTGAACGACCTCGCCGCGCTGGTTGATCAGTTCGATCGCGATGAACAGGATGCCCATGTCGCTCCGGCTTTTCGGGATGCGCATGTCGGCCACCTTGAACTTCACCTGCAGGGTGTCGCCGATCTGGATCGGCTTCTTGAAGTTCCAGGTCCAGCCCAGGGCGATGCCGTCTCTGAAGAACCCTGACTGGACCTTGAGCCCGTCGGTCAGGGAAAGGCCCATGAGACCATGGGCGATACGGCCACCGAATACCGTCGACTGCGCGTAGACCTCGTCCATGTGGACGGGCGAGAAGTCCCCGGCCACGCCGGCATAGGCGAGAACGTGTCCTTCGGTAACAGTCACGCGGGGAGTCAGTTGCTCGTCCCCCACCTTGATCTCGTCATAGAGTTTGCCGGGAAGCATGATGATGTCCTCGCGATGCGTCGTCGTCGTGCGGCTGTTGCGCGACTGGCCTGGCGTCTTTGAAACGGGTTGGGTCAGTGATGGAGCAGTTGGCCGAGGAAGGCCTGTGTCCGCGGATTCTTCGGGTTGGCGAAGAAGGGGCCGGGCTTGTCGCTTTCGATGATCTCGCCGCGGTCCATGAAAATGACCCGGTCCGCGACGCTTCGGGCAAAGCCCATTTCATGCGTGACGCACAGCATCGTCATGCCGTCCTCGGCGAGACCGACCATGGTGTCGAGCACTTCCTTGACCATCTCGGGGTCGAGCGCCGAGGTCGGCTCGTCGAACAGCATCACCTTGGGGTTCATGCAGAGTGCACGCGCGATGGCGACGCGCTGCTGCTGCCCGCCGGACAGTTCGGCGGGATATTTCTCCGCCTGCTCTGCGATGCGCACGCGCTCCAGATAGGTCATCGCGAGTTCAGCGGCGCGATCCCTGGCGATGCCGCGCACCCTCATCGGGGCGAGCATGCAGTTCTGCTTCACCGTGAGATGCGGGAAGAGGTTGAACTGCTGGAACACCATGCCGACTTCGCCGCGCACGGCGTCGATACTCTTCTCGCCTTCGCCGAGGTCGAAACCGTCCACGACGATGCGACCGCCCTGGTAGCGCTCGAGGCTGTTGATGCAGCGTATCAGGGTCGACTTGCCCGACCCCGACGGGCCGCAGATGACGATCCGCTCTCCCCGCTGAACATCGAGGTCGATGTCCTTGAGGGCGTGGAAGCTATCGTACCACTTCTGCAAGCCGGAGATGGCGATGATCGGCGATTGCTCTGCAGCAGGCGCTGTCTCGGTTGAGCCACAAGGCGCTAGGTTCATGTCGCTGCTCTCAAAAACACGCGGGAGGGACGGCGGGCGGCAGGTCGCCGCCCGCCATGGCCATCACTTCACCATCGAGATCGGCAGGGCGGCTTCGCCTTCCCCCGTGGTCGGCATCGCGGCGAGTTCGCCTCCGATCCACTTCTTGTAGAGGGCCTTGATCTCACCGCTTTCGACCTTGCGCGCCACGAAATCGCTGAGGTAATTGGCCCATTCGCGCGAGGCCGGTCGAACCGCGAAAGCATTGAACGCGCGAGCGACGACGAACTTCTCCTCGTATTTTCCGGGACCGGCGACCTGCGCGATGTTGGGCACCTGGGTCGCCGCACCGCCGATGACGTCGACCTGTCCGGCGATCAGCGCCTGGACGGTGCTGGCGTCATCATCGAACCTCTGAATGACCGTTCCGGCAGGTGCGGCCTTGGTCACCGCGATGTCCTGCGGCGTGCCGCGGGGAACGCCGACGCGAAGCCCCTTGAGATCATCCCAGCCTTTGATGTTCGCTCCGGTCTTGCCGATGTAGATCGTGTCGTTCGTCGTGTAGGGGCGTGCGAAGAGCACGACCTTCTGCCGGTCGGCGAAGATGCCCATGACGGCTGCCAGAACGTCCACCTGTCCGGTCAGGAGGGCGGCGACGCGGTTGCTCGACGTCACCGGCGTGACCTCGACCTTCACACCGAGATCCTTGGCCAGCATCTCGCCGAGCTCGATGTCGAAACCGGTGAGCTTGCCGGCGCCGTCGGTGAAGCCCCACGGAACCTGCGCTACCTGGGATCCGATCTTGAGCACGCCGCCCTTCTTGATGGAATCGACGGTCTGCGCGGCGGCATTGCCGAGGCTGAGCGGAGCGACCGCCAAGGCGAACGCCGCGCCCAAGAGCGCACCGCGAATGCGAGAGATCATTTGCATGTTTCCTCCTCCTGCGGATCATTCCGCCTTGTTGATTTAGGTTTTTACTTGAAATCTCTTCTCGATCTTCATGCTGAAGCGCGAGAGCGGAAAGCATATGATGAAATAGACGATCGCTGCGAAGCCGTAGGCCAATAGAGGCTTGTAGGTCGTACTTGCTATCATCTGAGCCGATCGCGACAGCTCGACGAATCCGACGATCGCCGCGAGGGACGTTCCTTTGATGAGCTGAACGAGGAAGCTCACTGTCGGGGCGATCGAGATCCGCATCGCCTGCGGAAGGACGACGTCCTGCATCCGGTTGAAGTAGCTGAGGCCAAGCGCCTTGGCGGCCTCGGTCTGGCCCTTCGGGACGGCCTGGATCGAGCCGCGCCAGATCTCCCCGAGGAAGGCGCTCGCGTGGAGGGTCAGGCCGATGCTGACGGCCGTCCAGGGGCCGACCTTGTAGCCGAACACGGGCAGGCCGTAGAACACGAGGAAGAGCTGCATCAGCAGCGGCGTGCCCTGGAAGAAGTCGATATAGCCGCTGGCGATCCGCTGCAGCCAGGATCTCTCGGAGGTCCGCATCAGGGCGATGGCGAGGCCAACGATGCCACCGCCCGCGAAGGCCACCAGCGACAGCATGACCGTCGACTGGACGCCGGCCAGGATCGACAGGATCTCGGAGAGGCCGAATTGCCTGATCATGACGCCTCACTTCACCGGATAGGAGAAGTAGGCGCGATCGACAGCCTTGAAGATGTGAGCGAAGCCCAGCGCCATCACCAGGTACAGGACCGTGGTCACGACATAGATCTCGAAGCTCCTGAAGGTCAGCGTATCGATCGACTGGGCTATCGAGGTCAGTTCTTCCGCCGAGATCGACGAGACGATGCTCGTGGTGAGGAGCGCGAGCACGAACTGGCCGGAGAGGGCCGGGAAGATGATCCGAAGCGCCGGCTTGAGGACGATGTAGCGGTAGACCTGCAGCCGCTTGAGCCCAAGCGCGGCGCCGGCTTCGAACTGTCCGCGCGAGATCGCGTCGATGCCGCCGCGAATGACCTCGGCCGAGAAGGCGCCGCAGTTCAGGCTCAAGGCGAGCACGGCGGCGCTCCACGGCTGGAAGCTGATGCCTATCGCCGGCAGACCGAAATAGATGAAGAAGACCTGGACGAGAAAGGGCGTGTTGCGGATCGCCTCGACATAGGTCGTGGCGGCGAGGCGCACCCAGGCGATCGGGCTCTGCTTGGCGAGCGCAGTCACGATGCCGATCGAGAGGCCCGCCAGAATGGCGATCGTCGATAGCAGGACCGTCAGCCAGCACCCGCGCAGGAACTGCTCCCAATACGGCAGGAGCACCGAGAAATCGAATTCGTAGGTCATGCTTCCTCCAGGCGCCCCCTCTTTGCGTGGGGATCGTTGTTCTTATGGAATGCGGAAAAACTCCCGGTAGAGTTCCACTTGGTTGGTCAGCATGTGGATGCCCGGGTGTGTCGGGAGCCCGATCTCAGCCGCCGCTTTGAGCAGGCGTGTTTCCGCCGGTTTCATGATGATGTCGGCGACGACGGCGGTCGCAGACAGCAAGGCCGGGTCGAACGGCAGCGGATCGGTTTCCACCAGGCCAAGCGGCGTCGCGTTGACGACGATATCGCTCCGAGAATCCGGAGCTGCCGCCAACGAAATCCGGCCGGGCCACTTTTTCGACAAGCGATCGACAAGACGTCCGGCGCGCTCGGCGGAGAGGTCGGTCACATGGAGCCGCCGGGCTCCGGCGATCATCAAAGCCGCGGCCACGGACACGCCGGCGCCACCGGCACCGACAAGGCTGACGACCTTTCCAGAGGGGTCATGACCAGCGCCTTGCAGGCCGCGCACGAACCCTGCGCCGTCGAAATTGTCGCCGCGCCATGAGCCATCGGGTTCACGGCGCAGCGCGTTAGCCGATCCGGCAAGTGTCACCGCCTCGCTGGCAGCGTCGATCTGAGAGCAGACGGCAAACTTGTGGGGCACTGTCACCAGGATGCCGTCGAGGTTGGCGATCTGTTTCAGCCCGGCAAGAACGATCGAGAGGTGCTCCGGCTTCACCTCGACCGCGGTGAGAACGGCGTCGCAGCCCCGATCGAGGAACAGCGGGTTCATCAATTCGGGAGCCATGACCTGCGCGACAGGATCCCCGATCACGGCGAACAACCTCGTCGCGCCCGAAGGGCAGGGGATGCTGGAACGGCCCGTCAGCGCGTTCACTGCTGTCTCGCATCTG
Coding sequences:
- a CDS encoding extracellular solute-binding protein, whose amino-acid sequence is MRFLTRLALAAAGLTLAAGAAAAQTTVRWLHVEQNPAQVKVWEEVARRFEAKNAGVKVEMQFLENEAYKAKLPTLLQSRDRPHILYSWAGGVLKAQVDAGVLEDITKSVGAYKDNLSAGAVEAFTVDGKLYGLPHNVSQVGFMYNKDLFAKANLDGGAIKTWDDLLAAVKTLKAAGVTPIAVGGQDKWPLHFYWTHLAVRLGGKPAFEAALKGQNGGFEGETFQKAGELMKQLVDLEPFQNGFLGFKNQQALGFFGDGKAAMNLAISHQSTTQRALAADKKGIAEDRLGWFDFPVPAGAKGRPSDTLGGVNGWIITKGAPKEAVEFVKFFISDEVQRELAKQNFIIPTFKGAEAALSAAFMQNVARNIAASQYHQNFYDQDLGPSVGRVVNDATAEIAGGSMTPKQAAKAIQDAFKQGN
- a CDS encoding carbohydrate ABC transporter permease, whose protein sequence is MSGKPAASGARRRAASDGRLASLLLFLPPALLLFTVFVVLPIGEAAWYSGFNWNGFGSPTRWIGFDNYRFVFDSRGFGTAFRNNLLIIAVSLVIQLPLALTLALMLADKFRGSVALRMLFFLPYVLAEVATGLIFSFIYDGNYGLLASIYRTFGAEAPHLLASTQTSMLAILVVVVWKYFGFHMMLFIAALQGMDRNLVEAARIDGASRWQVLRYVVIPLLYPTIRLSVFFAVVGSLQLFDLVMPLTRGGPADSSNTMVSFLYIHGVSRMRVGYGSAIGVILFVICVTFAITYKRWFMRDE
- a CDS encoding carbohydrate ABC transporter permease, which gives rise to MNDTSIAGRRPLDLVLVYKVLFLALVAAFVAVPLLATLLGGFKTLGELRTNPFGLPQTWEWQNYTDILLSKRYWQLLWNSFVIGSFTVVLTLIVASMAAFAFAHIHFFGSSMLLSYLTMGLLFPAATAILPLFIKVRDLGLLDNYFGVILPQVAFSLAMSILLLRRFFKDLPHELLEAALVDGCSYFAFFRHVTLPLSRPILATVGTITFVHSWNSYLMPLVMLNSEQLYPWPLGIMIYQGEFSSEWHLILAFITLTLLPTILLFIFAQKHIVAGLTAGAVKG
- a CDS encoding Gfo/Idh/MocA family protein; translated protein: MRKVGIGIIGCGNISTKYLEAMRQFPMVELKAVADMRSAAAEKRGAEFGVPGLRVGELLKRDDVEIVVNLTVPLAHTDVSLAVLNAGKHVHSEKPLGINTVEARKVMDLAAQKDLRVGCAPDTFLGGGHQTARKLIDDGAIGTPVAGSAFFGCPGHESWHPAPGFYYLRGGGPMLDMGPYYITDLVQLLGPVAGVMGSTARPRSERRVTSQPMNGALIPVEVETHVAGTLEFESGAVVSITMSFDVPQHSHSPIEIHGDKASLLVPDPNKFGGEVKIAKPRGSWESVALSHGHTDGEFRSIGVADMAAAIIAGRPHRASGALAFHVLEVMEAFQKSADEGRRINIESRVERPAPLPAGRTTGQID
- a CDS encoding ThuA domain-containing protein, translated to MRKAMIVWGGWAGHDPDLCASMMRGWLKAEGFEVRVETSTEVFLDPAIRDLSLIVPIYTMSKIEKPEALALCDAVRGGVGLAGHHGGMGDAFRDSVDYQFMCGGQWVAHPGNIIDYKVDITRPDDPIMAGISGFEHRSEQYYMHVDPANEVLATTRFSGEHASWIDGVEMPVVWKKRYGQGRVFYCSLGHRAYELDIPEIRTMLTRGMLWAAR
- a CDS encoding LacI family DNA-binding transcriptional regulator, translating into MGAGDAGIIGAGVVGRATLERATLEDVARAAGVSLATADRVVNRRDGVRDKTIARVEAAVSRLGYRADPAAARLARNQNFRFLFVLPSGANSFMTMLGEQVARTAEWLAAQRAFIDVEHVDVFDADALARVLEGVLPGYHGVATIALDHPRVRAAIDDLTDRGVPVVTLVSDVPSARRLHYVGIDNPAAGRTAATLMGRFLQGRHGVVAVVAGSLSLRDHAERLYGFNQVMAREFPDLIMLPVVQGRDDNEQTLAATAALLRQHADLVGLYNAGAGNRGIAAALQQAGRAQEIVWIAHELTPHTRRFLLHGDIDAIISQDPGHEARSAARVLLAYCSGDRLVADQERIGIDIFLRDNLP
- a CDS encoding aldo/keto reductase, giving the protein MEYRNLGSTGLKVSRIALGCMSYGDPSKGNHSWVMTESEGQPFFRRAVEAGINFFDTANVYSDGASEEVLGRAIREFTTRDAAVIATKAYGRMRSDANGLGLSRKAIFSEVDASLQRLGTDYIDLYQIHRWDYETPIEETLEALHDVVRAGKARYIGASSMYAWQFMKALGLQRQNGWARFVSMQNHLNLLYREEEREMLPLCISEGIAVVPWSPLARGRLTRPWEDTPSTARAAADEVGKAFYAKAQEADRMVVGRVGEIAEARGIPRAQIALAWLLHKKGVTSPLVGATKMHQLEDALAALDVRLSGEEIQSLEELYPPHLLAGYE